The following coding sequences are from one Methanococcoides orientis window:
- a CDS encoding ArsR family transcriptional regulator translates to MSQLDNKVFHALGSDTRVRMLELLDEGEKHISELARMLGISVPVAAKHVKILEEADLVERKIFGKTHVLKPNRENIYLAMNVFAPTKSIEVEKGTTLLDALRGVAAIKVQKKGDREVIVSTDGEEGLYVYEINGEFSEKSVQNCVLDEDTTIEWKKLEPVTKIKLDIHVKE, encoded by the coding sequence ATGAGTCAGTTAGATAATAAAGTCTTCCATGCCCTGGGAAGCGATACACGTGTCAGGATGCTTGAATTGCTTGATGAAGGGGAGAAGCACATATCTGAACTTGCCAGGATGTTAGGTATTTCTGTACCTGTGGCTGCAAAACATGTTAAGATATTGGAAGAGGCTGACCTTGTTGAGCGAAAGATCTTCGGGAAAACACATGTACTGAAGCCAAACAGGGAGAATATCTACCTTGCTATGAATGTGTTCGCACCTACAAAATCAATAGAGGTCGAAAAAGGTACAACGTTACTTGATGCTCTTAGAGGGGTTGCGGCTATCAAGGTCCAGAAGAAAGGTGACCGTGAAGTCATCGTTTCTACCGATGGCGAAGAAGGCCTTTATGTCTATGAGATAAACGGTGAGTTCTCGGAAAAATCTGTTCAGAACTGTGTCCTTGATGAAGACACGACAATAGAATGGAAGAAGCTGGAGCCTGTCACAAAGATCAAGCTTGACATACATGTGAAGGAATGA
- a CDS encoding helix-hairpin-helix domain-containing protein, with product MKLLSSGTKYDSCNQSAVCHAFGPDGRCIQLYKTLLSNSCAGECAYCPNRCERDTLRATISPEEIAKITWSFYRRNAIEGLFLSSGIMGDAEQTSQKQLEVVELLRGQGFKGYINIRVMPGTPKYLLEQIAEHANKFGVNAETTNSVNYSEICPNFDYKNDVLQRLKWTKDLIQKKRKEYSGMGRLVGANDTQFVVGAVSESDKDIVRTVDKFMDKYELRRPYFMSFDPVPDTPLEGGNPSPKWREQRLYQMSFLLKDYGLNANDFDDVYDENGFLGNSDPKVMLAQSQPDRFPVDINSADMSDLLLVPGIGPISANRIIRTRPIASEQELARMGVVVTHARPYISINGSRQANLTSFMGACS from the coding sequence ATGAAATTACTCTCCTCAGGAACTAAATATGACAGTTGCAACCAGAGTGCAGTCTGCCATGCGTTCGGTCCCGATGGAAGATGCATACAACTTTATAAGACCTTATTATCAAATTCCTGTGCAGGCGAATGTGCTTATTGCCCGAATCGCTGTGAACGGGATACTCTGAGAGCAACAATTTCTCCTGAGGAGATCGCAAAGATTACCTGGTCCTTTTACAGAAGGAATGCTATAGAGGGCTTGTTCCTTTCTTCCGGCATAATGGGTGATGCCGAGCAAACCTCGCAGAAGCAATTAGAAGTTGTTGAGCTTTTGAGGGGGCAGGGATTCAAAGGTTACATCAACATACGAGTGATGCCGGGTACTCCCAAATACTTACTTGAGCAGATAGCTGAACATGCAAACAAGTTCGGTGTAAATGCAGAGACCACAAATTCAGTTAACTATTCGGAGATCTGCCCGAATTTCGATTACAAGAACGATGTTCTCCAGAGACTCAAATGGACAAAGGACCTCATACAAAAGAAGAGGAAAGAATATTCCGGGATGGGCAGGTTGGTCGGAGCCAACGATACCCAGTTCGTGGTTGGTGCAGTGTCGGAATCTGACAAGGATATTGTGAGAACTGTCGATAAGTTCATGGATAAATATGAGCTTCGAAGACCATATTTTATGAGCTTTGACCCTGTTCCTGATACTCCGCTTGAGGGCGGCAATCCCTCACCGAAATGGCGTGAACAGAGATTGTATCAGATGTCTTTCCTGCTGAAGGATTATGGGTTGAATGCAAATGATTTTGATGATGTCTATGATGAAAATGGTTTTCTTGGAAATTCCGATCCTAAAGTAATGCTGGCACAATCACAACCTGATCGATTTCCGGTGGATATCAATTCTGCGGATATGTCCGATCTGCTTCTGGTACCAGGAATCGGTCCGATAAGTGCGAACAGGATCATACGTACACGTCCCATAGCTTCTGAACAGGAACTCGCACGCATGGGTGTTGTTGTAACCCATGCACGCCCCTACATCTCGATAAACGGTTCAAGACAGGCAAATCTGACATCTTTCATGGGGGCATGTTCATGA
- a CDS encoding ADP-dependent glucokinase/phosphofructokinase codes for MKVLCGYNVNIDAVYRMTAEEITGLVDLVDKGEMVDSIFDPPGEIRSLPDLVAGLVLHMQQGTGGEWFIYSDDIFRFLKDRYYEKSEVRLGGNMGIMANVMSHMGAEQVVMNAVGDIGAIRPLMSGENLVFAGGSAPQDASTSKDSNEIIHFVFDFSSGTRFEILRKEVIVPRENRFIATYDDINTELTITPEFEEYSREHVSEMDGAIVSGFNQLQDEYSDGSGYGERFERAHSQLKDWKALNTDLPIHVELGHFMSMEMGVFIFNELAGTVDSIGMNEDELVMLSELHGVPLDMIRKMDACAILDACVRCASSTGLKKIILHTRDFMMSIFAEGASTPVHEMEGMQFGVMCAAAFATSGKLPGRSQLEDSVSDLARSEEGMIQAGKVQDLIHGDEFEDGVCGEYKGYSVCILPTIICEDPVSTVGLGDTVSSATFLRWLELHRFR; via the coding sequence ATGAAGGTCCTTTGCGGATATAATGTGAACATCGATGCTGTGTATCGGATGACTGCCGAAGAGATCACCGGCCTTGTGGATCTTGTGGATAAGGGGGAAATGGTTGACAGTATTTTTGATCCTCCGGGTGAGATCAGATCGCTTCCCGATCTTGTGGCAGGACTGGTGCTTCATATGCAGCAGGGCACAGGCGGGGAATGGTTCATTTATTCGGATGATATCTTCCGTTTCCTGAAAGACCGTTATTACGAGAAAAGCGAGGTCCGCCTAGGGGGTAATATGGGGATAATGGCAAACGTCATGTCCCATATGGGTGCAGAGCAGGTCGTCATGAATGCGGTTGGTGATATCGGTGCAATAAGGCCATTGATGTCAGGTGAGAACCTTGTTTTTGCAGGTGGTTCTGCTCCACAGGATGCTTCAACTTCCAAAGATTCAAATGAGATAATTCATTTTGTTTTTGATTTTAGCAGTGGGACCAGATTCGAGATACTCAGGAAAGAGGTGATAGTACCCCGGGAGAACCGCTTCATTGCCACGTATGATGACATCAATACGGAGCTTACCATCACGCCTGAGTTCGAGGAATACAGCCGTGAGCATGTAAGTGAGATGGATGGTGCGATCGTTTCAGGTTTCAACCAATTGCAGGATGAATATTCTGATGGCTCCGGATACGGAGAGCGCTTTGAAAGGGCACATTCGCAATTAAAGGATTGGAAAGCACTTAATACTGATCTCCCCATCCATGTTGAACTGGGCCATTTCATGAGCATGGAAATGGGGGTGTTCATCTTCAACGAACTTGCCGGCACGGTGGATAGCATTGGAATGAACGAGGATGAACTGGTCATGCTTTCTGAACTGCATGGTGTTCCATTGGACATGATACGAAAAATGGATGCCTGTGCGATCCTCGATGCCTGTGTGAGGTGTGCTTCATCAACGGGCTTGAAGAAGATCATCCTGCATACCCGTGATTTCATGATGAGTATTTTTGCTGAAGGGGCTTCAACTCCGGTTCATGAGATGGAGGGCATGCAGTTCGGTGTTATGTGCGCGGCAGCTTTTGCAACATCAGGAAAACTGCCTGGGCGATCACAACTCGAGGATTCTGTTAGTGATCTTGCCAGAAGTGAAGAGGGAATGATACAGGCAGGTAAAGTGCAGGACCTCATCCATGGCGATGAGTTCGAGGATGGTGTATGCGGGGAGTACAAGGGTTATTCGGTTTGCATCCTTCCGACCATCATCTGTGAAGATCCGGTTTCCACTGTGGGGCTTGGGGATACGGTGTCTTCAGCTACTTTTTTGAGGTGGCTAGAACTTCATCGATTCAGATAA
- a CDS encoding sugar phosphate isomerase/epimerase family protein, with amino-acid sequence MIGISSFAFHELPLSEALEKIEPIADCAEIFSEGAHDLFREEEMAYSYDLKYTVHAPSTDMNLSSLREPIRLAAIGLVEEMADMCNELDSDVLVIHPGYFSYPVEFVHAQRAFERSIVDLEDISRDTGVMMCIENMPKWDCFLLRNPDLDLGGNGFTLDVGHANTLGNLNDFLEMGDSISHFHLHDNNGAIDEHFFIGGGNIDFPSFSDLLNKNKAIKVIENKCEEDVLKSLEALHIMGIK; translated from the coding sequence ATGATAGGCATATCATCCTTTGCTTTTCACGAGCTTCCACTTTCAGAGGCACTTGAAAAGATCGAACCGATTGCAGATTGTGCAGAGATCTTCTCTGAAGGTGCACATGATCTCTTCCGCGAGGAAGAAATGGCATATTCATATGATCTGAAGTATACTGTCCATGCTCCAAGTACTGATATGAACCTGTCCAGCCTGAGAGAACCTATACGCCTTGCAGCCATTGGTCTGGTCGAAGAGATGGCTGACATGTGCAATGAGCTGGATTCTGATGTTCTGGTTATTCATCCCGGATATTTTTCCTATCCTGTGGAGTTTGTGCATGCACAGAGGGCATTTGAGAGGTCAATTGTTGATCTTGAGGACATCTCAAGGGATACGGGTGTCATGATGTGTATTGAGAACATGCCAAAATGGGATTGCTTTTTGCTCAGAAATCCGGATCTTGATCTGGGAGGCAATGGTTTCACTTTGGATGTCGGGCATGCGAACACACTGGGAAACCTGAATGATTTCCTTGAAATGGGGGACTCTATCTCACATTTTCACTTACACGACAACAATGGGGCAATTGATGAGCATTTCTTTATTGGTGGGGGGAATATTGATTTCCCATCATTTTCAGATTTGCTTAACAAAAATAAAGCGATTAAGGTCATAGAAAATAAGTGTGAAGAGGATGTTCTCAAAAGTTTGGAAGCACTTCATATTATGGGTATTAAATGA